The DNA segment CGGTGGCGCCCTGGGGTGTCCTAGCGGTAGCCACGACGTTCATAGTGCCCCGATATGGCGGTACGTAGTGCCGTAACCGTGGTGACGGCTCCGGCACGTGCCGCTGTCCGGCGGAACGCCCCGGTGGCGAGGGGCCCGTCGACCGTCCGCCACGCGGTGCGGCAAGGGCGTTGTGCGTGGGTGTCGAGGATCTCGTGGGCATGGCGGGGGCGACGGGGGGACGGGACGGATTCCGGCGCGCGACGGCCCGAGAACCACCGTCGGTGTAGGCCATACGCACGCGAGAAGGTAGCGTGCGTATCTCAGCCATCCCGCAGAATGGATGGAGGCGCGCCCGAGCACGAATCGGCGCGGACGTCGACGCGGTCCTCCGGTCCGCTCCGTCCGCCCCCGCGCTGGGAGTGGCGCACACGTGAGACGGCGTAGGAGAGAAGCGATACCTGTGAGCGCAGCGACAACGCGAAGCCGCACCCCCGACCGCCTGTGCGCCGAGGCGGTCGACCTCGCCCGTGCCGCCGCCGAGGAGGCCGCCGCGCCCGGGGTCGTCGGCGAGCACGAGGGGCTCGTCTCCGAGGGTGACCGGGTCGTCACCCACTTCTTCGCCTGCCGTGAGCTCGGCTACCGGGGCTGGCGCTGGGCGGTCACCGTCGCCCGCGCCTCCCGCGCCAAGCTCGTCACGGTGGACGAGGCGGTCCTGCTGCCCGGCCCCGACGCACTGCTCGCACCGGAGTGGGTGCCGTGGAGCGAGCGACTGCGCCCCGGCGACATGGGCCCCGGCGACCTGCTGCCCACCGACGCCGAGGATCTGCGGCTGGAGCCCGGCTACTCGGGTGAGGACGAGCCGGCCCCGAACTCGACGGTCGCCGCGGCCGCCTCGGTCACCGGGGAACTCGCCGAGCTGGTGGAGGCGGAGGACGCCGAGATCGCCGGGGGCTCCCCGGCCGACCTGACGATCGCACCCGCCCGCGGCTCGATCGCGTCGGTCGCCGAGGAACTCGGTATGCGCCGCGCCCGGGTCCTGTCCCGCTACGGCCTGCACATCGCCGCCGACCGCTGGGAGGAGGCATTCGGCGCCAAGACCCCGATGGCGCAGGCGGCGCCCGCCTCCTGCGTGAGCTGCGGCTTCCTCGCCCGCATCGGCGGTTCCCTGGGCCAGGCCTTCGGCGTGTGCGCCAACGAGTTCTCCCCGGCCGACGGCCGCGTGGTCTCTCTGGCGTACGGCTGCGGCGGCCACTCCGAGGCCGCGGTCATGCCCAGTCCGCCGCAGCCCGCTCCGCCGAGGATCGACGAGACCCGCGTCGACCCGTTCCCGCTCCGCCCGGCCCCCGACTCGGGCTCGGTTCCGGCGGCGGAGGACTCGGCTTCGGCGGACCTGGGTCACTCGTAGGGGGCGTACCGGGCTTGAGGTGCCCCCGGCGGTGTGGGCACTCCGGCAATGGATCTTGTTGATCCGAGGAAGGGTGCCCTGGTGGGACGTCAGTCTCCGTGTCGGGAGGAGTTCGGGAACGATGTGGTGGTGTTGTACCGCGCTGCGGGCGGGAAACGCAGGTACCCGGCGGTCGCGGCGGATGCCGGGGGGACCGGCGGGGCCTTGCGGAGCCGGGTGCGCCAGGGCGACGAGCAAGCGGGCCGCAGCCGCAGCGACCGGACCGGGGAGAGCCGGGAGGGGGAACTGGCCCGGTCGCTGCGGCTGCGGGCGGGGAACGGCCGGCTGCGCAAGGCCGAGAAGGGGAGGGGAACGCGAGCGGGAGATCCTGTGCCGGGCGGCGGCCCGTTGCGCGAAGGGGACGAAGTGAAGACCCGCCGCTGGGACTTCGTCTCCGTCCGCGCCGAGGCCTTCGGTGTTCAGCGGACATGCCGGGTTCCTCGGGTCTCTCGCCCCGGCCACTGCCGGTGGGGCGGTACCTTCGGGCTCACGCCGATGACGGCCGACGAGGAGAGACCAACGTGAGCATGTTCGTACGGCCTGCGGACGAGGGCGCGGACCCGTTCGGTACGGCGCGTCTGCGGCGCGGGGTGCTGGACGCCTGGGCCGCCGGTCCCGCGCGGTTCCGTGAGGACGCCAACGCCGAGGAGGATCTCGTCCTCGGCGGGTACCGGGACCGCCTCGTCGTCGAGCTGGCGCAGAACGCCGCCGACGCCGCCGCCCGCGCCGGAGTGCCGGGGCGGCTTCGGCTCACGTTGCGCGACGGGGTGCTCGTCGCCGCCAACACCGGGGCTCCACTGGACGCGGCCGGGGTCGAGTCGCTGTCCACGCTGCGTGCCTCCGCGAAGCGGGACGCACCCGACCGGGCGGTCGGGCGGTTCGGGGTCGGCTTCACCGCCGTGCTCGCCGTCACCGACGAGCCCGCCGTCGTCGGGCGGCACGGCGGGGTGCGCTGGTCGCTCGCCGAGGCGCGGGGGCTGGCCGGGGAGAGCGCCGGGGGCAGCGCCGGGCTCGGTGACGAGATCCGGCGGCGGGACGGTCATGTGCCGTTGCTGCGGCTGCCCTTCCCCGCCGAGGGGACCGCACCGGACCCGTACGACACCGCCGTCATCCTGCCACTGCGCGACACCGCCGCCGCCGATCTCGCGGAGCGGCTGCTGCACGCCGTCGACGACGCCCTGCTGCTCGCACTGCCGGGGCTGGAGGACGTCGTCGTCGAGATCGGCGACGACGCGCCCCGTACCGTGACCCGCCGGGCCGAGGGTGACCTCACCGTCGTCGAGGACTCGCGGGAGGGGACCACCCGGTGGCGCACCGCCGCCGCGCACGGGCCGCTCACCTCGGACCTGCTCGCCGACCGGCCCGTCGAGGAGCGGCTGCGACCGCACTGGTCGGTGACCTGGGCCGTTCCGGTCGACGCCGACGGCACTCCCGCCCGGCCCCGGACCAGCCCCGTCGTGCACGCACCCACCCCCAGCGACGAGCCGCTCGGCGTGCCCGCCCTGCTCATCGCCTCCTTCCCGCTGGACTCCACCCGCCGGCACACTGCCCCCGGGCCGCTCACCGACTTCCTGGTGGAGCGCGCCGCCGACGCCTACACCGGGCTCCTCGCCGACTGGCGCCCGGTGACCGCCGGGATCATCGACCTCGTGCCCGGCCCGCTCGGCAAGGGCGAGCTGGACGGGGCGCTGCGGCAGGCGGTGCTCGCACGGCTGCCGCGGACCTCCTTCCTGCCGCCCGCGCTGGAAGCGGGATCACAGGACGAGGAGTCCGACCTGCCCGAGTCGCTGCGGCCCCGGGACGCCGAAGTCGTCGAGGGGGCGGGCGTCGAGACCGTGCGGGTTCTTGCCGAAGTGCTTCCGACTCTGCTCCCCGCAGGGCTCGAGCGGCGGTCCGAGCTGCGCACGCTCGGGGTGGCCCGGGTTCCGCTGACCGACGCCGTCGACCGGCTCGCCGGGCTCGAGAAGTCGCCCGACTGGTGGCGGCGGCTGTACGAGAGCCTCGCCGGGGTCGATCCGGACCGGCTCTCCGGGCTGCCGGTGCCGCTGGCCGACGGACGCACCACCCTCGGCCCCCGTCAGGTCCTGCTGCCCGGCGCCGAGGCCGCCCGGATCGACCCCGCGACGCTGGCCCGGCTCGGCCTCAAGGTCGCCCACCCGGACGCCGCGCACCCCCTCCTGGAGAAGCTCGGCGCCCTCCCGGCGACCCCGCGGGCGGTGCTCACCACCCCGCAGGTGCGGGCCGCCGTCGCCGCCTCCCTCGACGACGAGCCCGCCCTGAACTGGGAAGACGAGGCGCCCGACGCCGACGAACTCGCCGACACCGTACTCGGGCTGGTGCGCGATTCCGGTCTCGAACCGGGCGACGAGCCCTGGCTGGGTGCCCTCGCCCTCCCCGACGAGGACGGCGAACTCTCCCCGGCCTGCGAACTGGTCTTCCCCGGAGGCCCGTTCGCCCAGGTGATGAGGGAGGGAGAAATCGCAGCAGTGGAAACCGAGTTGGCTGAGCGATGGGGTGAGGGGCCGCTCGCCGCCTGTGGTGTGCTGGTCGACTTCGTGCTCGTCCGTGCCACCGACGTCGTCCTCGACCCGGACGAACTCGAGCCCCGTGAAGGGGACTTCGCCGAGCCCGACGACGTGGGCCTGCTGGATGCCGTGGACGTGTGGAGCGAGGACGTTCTCGACCGCTTCCCCGACAGTCCCGTGCCCCCCGTCGCGACCGAACTCGTAGCCGTCCGCGACCTCGACCTCGTCGACGACGACCAGTGGCCCCGCGCCCTCGCCCTGCTCGCCCGTCCGCCGCTGCGCGACGCCCTCACCCAGCCGGTCCGCGTCCTGCTGCCCGACGGCACCCACGAGGTCGTACGCCCCTACACCGCGTGGTGGCTGCGCGGGCACCCGGTGCTCGGCGGCCGCCGCCCGGCCGGGCTGCGCGCCGCCGGGAGCGATCCGCTGCTGCGCGGCCTGTACGACGAGGCCGACGCCACCGGTTTCGACGACGAGCAGGTGCTGCGGGCCCTCGGCGTCCGTACGTCCGTGTCCGCGCTGCTCGACGAACCGGGCGGCGCCGCCGAGCTCCTCGACCGCCTGGCCGACCCCGACCGGGAGGTCACCGCCGGCCAGCTGCACGCCCTCTACGGGGCGCTGGCCGACCTGGACCCGGAGCAGGTGACCCTGCCGGACAGGGTGCGCGCGGTGGCCGACGGCCGGGTCGAGGTGGTGGACGCGGCGGATGCGGTGGTCGTCGACTCGCCCGACCTGCTGCCGTTCACCGGGGGTGTGGCCCTGCTGCCCGTGTGCCCCTCGCGAGCCGCCGAGCTGGCCGAGCTGTTCCAGGTGCGGCGGCTGAGCGAGTCCGTCACCGGCGACGTCGACACCGAGGGCACCGAGCACGACGTACCGCAGCCGGTGCGGGTGCTGCTCGGGGCGGGCACCCCGGGCACGTACGTCGAGCACGAGGAGCTCCTCGTGGACGATGTGGAGATCGACTGGCGGCTGACCCGTGACGGTGTGCTGCACGCCGCCACCCTGGAGGGCGTCGCCGCCGGGCTGGCCTGGGCGGCCCGGCAGTGGCCGCGCCGGTTCGAGGTCGCGGCGCTGCTGGAGGACCCGTCCAGGGCCGAGGAACTGGCCCGGGACCGCTGGTTCGACTGACGGGTGTGGGGTGTGTGGGGGGGGCCGGAACACCGGCCCCCCCACGGAACCGCCGGTTACTTCGTGGGCGTCCGGGCGTCGGACTCCGCCGCGTACGCCTCCAGCTCGCGGGCGAGCGTCTCCGCGTCGTACGGGCCGGTGTGCCGGCGGTTGCCGACGAAGAACGTCGGGGTCCCGCGGGCACCGCTGGCCTCGGCACTGGCGGCGTCCGTCCGCACCCTGGCGGCGGTCCGCTCGTCGTGGAGGTCGCGGAGGAACCTCTCGACGTCGAGCCCGAGCTCGGCGGCGTAGCCGGCGACGTCCTCGTACTCGAGCTCGTCCTGGTGCTCGAAGAGCAGGATGTGCATGTCCCAGAAGTGCCCCTGCGCGTCGGCGGCGACGGCCGCCCGCGCGGCGAGTTCGGAGTGCGGGTGCACGTCGGGCAGCGGCAGGTGGCGGAAGACGTAGCGGAACCGGTGGCCGAACCGTTGCCGCAGTTCCTGGGTCACGCCGGTGGCGCGTGCGCAGAAGGGGCACTCGTAGTCGCCGTACTCGACGAGGGTCAGCGGCGCCCCGGGGGGTCCGTAGACGTGGTCCGTCTCCGGGTCGACCGGGCGGTCCAGGTAGCGGGGCAGGTCCGCGTCGGTCTGGCCGCGCAGGACGGCGGCCAGGCGGAACACGAGCCAGCCGAGGGTGGCGGCGAGCACGGCCGCCAGCAGCACGCCGACGGTGGCCTCGGCGCGCACCACCGGGTCGTCGAAGGCGAGCCCGGCGATCAGCAGGGAGACGGTGAAGCCGATCCCGGACAGGGCGCCCCCGCCCAGCACATGGCCCTGCCCCACACCGGTCGGCAGCTGACCGAGGCCCACCCGGGTGCCGAGGCGGGCGCCGGCCCAGATGCCGGCCGGCTTTCCGACGACGAGACCGACGGCCACGGCCCAGGTGAGGGAGGAGGTCAGGGCGTCGGTCAGGACGCCGCCGCGCAGGTCGACACCGGCGTTGGCCAGTGCGAACACCGGGACGATGACGTAGCTGGACCAGGGGTGGAGCGCCGTCTGGAGGCGCTCGTTGACCGAGACGGCCTGCCGGAGCCCCTGGTGCGCGGTCCTGCCGACGTCCGCGAGGGGGGACTGGCGGAAGGCGCGGAAGAGCCGCGTGGCCTGCTCCACCCCTTCGCGCGACGGGTTCGTGGCGGGGATCAGGAGACCGCCGAGCATGCCGGCGATGGAGGCGTGCAGGCCGGCCTGGAGGGTGGCGAGCCACATCACCAGGACGATCAGGACGTACGGAGCGGCCCGCCAGACGTTGAAGCGGGTCAGCGCGGACAGCGCCACGCCCAGGGCGAGCGCGGCGACCAGTTCCGGCACGCTGATGCTGTCGGAGTAGACCACGCCGATCACGGTGACGGCCACGATGTCGTCGATGACGGTGACGGCCAGCAGGAAGACGCGCAACTGCGTGACGAAGCGCGGGCCCACCACGGCGAGCGCGCCCAGCATGAACGCCGTGTCGGTGCCGATGACCACACCCCAGCCCGTGGCGGCGTCGCCCCCGGGCGTGATCGCCAGATACAGCAGGACGGGCACGAGCATGCCGCCGGTTCCGGCGAGGCCCGGGAGCATGAGCCTGCGGCGGCTGTTCAGCTCGCCCACGGAGACCTCGTAGCGGACCTCCAGGCCGATGACGAAGAAGAAGAGGGCCATCAGCCCGTCGTTGACCCAGTGCCCGAGGTCCATCGACAGACGGGCGTCACCGAGGGAGAGCGAAAGGTCGGTGTGCCAGAGGGAGGTGTACGCCTCCGACCAGGGTGAGTTCGCCCAGATCAGGGCCACCGCCACAGCGGCCAGGAGCAGGCCCGCGCTGCCCGCCTCGGTCGCCATGAAGGTGCGCACGGGGGTGGACAGCTGGGCCGCCAGTTCTCTTCTCCGCGACCGGGACTGGGAGCCTCCGGCCTTGTTCCCGCGCAGGATCATCAGGAGGTCACCGTGCCCGTCCGGCTTCCGGCCGTGCGACGCGGACGAGCTGTGAGGGCGAGGG comes from the Streptomyces sp. KMM 9044 genome and includes:
- a CDS encoding DUF3027 domain-containing protein, with protein sequence MSAATTRSRTPDRLCAEAVDLARAAAEEAAAPGVVGEHEGLVSEGDRVVTHFFACRELGYRGWRWAVTVARASRAKLVTVDEAVLLPGPDALLAPEWVPWSERLRPGDMGPGDLLPTDAEDLRLEPGYSGEDEPAPNSTVAAAASVTGELAELVEAEDAEIAGGSPADLTIAPARGSIASVAEELGMRRARVLSRYGLHIAADRWEEAFGAKTPMAQAAPASCVSCGFLARIGGSLGQAFGVCANEFSPADGRVVSLAYGCGGHSEAAVMPSPPQPAPPRIDETRVDPFPLRPAPDSGSVPAAEDSASADLGHS
- a CDS encoding sacsin N-terminal ATP-binding-like domain-containing protein — its product is MSMFVRPADEGADPFGTARLRRGVLDAWAAGPARFREDANAEEDLVLGGYRDRLVVELAQNAADAAARAGVPGRLRLTLRDGVLVAANTGAPLDAAGVESLSTLRASAKRDAPDRAVGRFGVGFTAVLAVTDEPAVVGRHGGVRWSLAEARGLAGESAGGSAGLGDEIRRRDGHVPLLRLPFPAEGTAPDPYDTAVILPLRDTAAADLAERLLHAVDDALLLALPGLEDVVVEIGDDAPRTVTRRAEGDLTVVEDSREGTTRWRTAAAHGPLTSDLLADRPVEERLRPHWSVTWAVPVDADGTPARPRTSPVVHAPTPSDEPLGVPALLIASFPLDSTRRHTAPGPLTDFLVERAADAYTGLLADWRPVTAGIIDLVPGPLGKGELDGALRQAVLARLPRTSFLPPALEAGSQDEESDLPESLRPRDAEVVEGAGVETVRVLAEVLPTLLPAGLERRSELRTLGVARVPLTDAVDRLAGLEKSPDWWRRLYESLAGVDPDRLSGLPVPLADGRTTLGPRQVLLPGAEAARIDPATLARLGLKVAHPDAAHPLLEKLGALPATPRAVLTTPQVRAAVAASLDDEPALNWEDEAPDADELADTVLGLVRDSGLEPGDEPWLGALALPDEDGELSPACELVFPGGPFAQVMREGEIAAVETELAERWGEGPLAACGVLVDFVLVRATDVVLDPDELEPREGDFAEPDDVGLLDAVDVWSEDVLDRFPDSPVPPVATELVAVRDLDLVDDDQWPRALALLARPPLRDALTQPVRVLLPDGTHEVVRPYTAWWLRGHPVLGGRRPAGLRAAGSDPLLRGLYDEADATGFDDEQVLRALGVRTSVSALLDEPGGAAELLDRLADPDREVTAGQLHALYGALADLDPEQVTLPDRVRAVADGRVEVVDAADAVVVDSPDLLPFTGGVALLPVCPSRAAELAELFQVRRLSESVTGDVDTEGTEHDVPQPVRVLLGAGTPGTYVEHEELLVDDVEIDWRLTRDGVLHAATLEGVAAGLAWAARQWPRRFEVAALLEDPSRAEELARDRWFD
- the nhaA gene encoding Na+/H+ antiporter NhaA, which translates into the protein MILRGNKAGGSQSRSRRRELAAQLSTPVRTFMATEAGSAGLLLAAVAVALIWANSPWSEAYTSLWHTDLSLSLGDARLSMDLGHWVNDGLMALFFFVIGLEVRYEVSVGELNSRRRLMLPGLAGTGGMLVPVLLYLAITPGGDAATGWGVVIGTDTAFMLGALAVVGPRFVTQLRVFLLAVTVIDDIVAVTVIGVVYSDSISVPELVAALALGVALSALTRFNVWRAAPYVLIVLVMWLATLQAGLHASIAGMLGGLLIPATNPSREGVEQATRLFRAFRQSPLADVGRTAHQGLRQAVSVNERLQTALHPWSSYVIVPVFALANAGVDLRGGVLTDALTSSLTWAVAVGLVVGKPAGIWAGARLGTRVGLGQLPTGVGQGHVLGGGALSGIGFTVSLLIAGLAFDDPVVRAEATVGVLLAAVLAATLGWLVFRLAAVLRGQTDADLPRYLDRPVDPETDHVYGPPGAPLTLVEYGDYECPFCARATGVTQELRQRFGHRFRYVFRHLPLPDVHPHSELAARAAVAADAQGHFWDMHILLFEHQDELEYEDVAGYAAELGLDVERFLRDLHDERTAARVRTDAASAEASGARGTPTFFVGNRRHTGPYDAETLARELEAYAAESDARTPTK